The candidate division KSB1 bacterium DNA segment CCGGCTAATATTTTTTTTGCCAAACAAGAATCGCTCAATTTAGGACTTATTAGAACTGCCTCGACCCGTTGCCGAAACGATTCCAAGCGTTTCATGGTGGTGGTCTCGGACGGGCAAGCCAGTAAGTATATAGTTTTCCGTTGTCTTCGTACTTCAGCACGTCGATATCGCCAAATTAATTAATGACTGTTGCTTTCATTTTTGTTTCCCTCCTTTTTGGTAGAAGTTTAAAGTTTAAGTTCATGGTTTATTTGTTGTTTCCCTCATTTTGAAATCGGTTCAGCTAAGCCATATCACCACACCAATGGTCATAACTATTAAGCTGCCAAGCGTCGCCAAGGCAGCAATGCCCCGTGAGTTGAGAGAGAGCGGTCGAAAGAGCAACGCAATCCGCCCAACCAAAAACATTGGAGGTGCAGCCTTCAGCAGGTCACGCTGCGCCTGTGGTCCCGCGCGCTTCAACACCTCGTGAAAATATCCGATGCCTCGAGCCAGTGGACCAAACATCGCTACACTCTGTGGTTTTACTGGGTTTTTGCCAGCCGAAACACGCTCCAATGTTTGCTCCAATCCCTGTTCATCACCAGCCCAAAGCGAACGGAATGCAATCTTGCCTTCTGTATTCATGAGATAGGCAGCATTCGGCTTCGTGTCTAAGGCTCGATGTAGACTCCCATCGATGTCGTCAACAGCTACTGTCCACGGTATATCATAATGGTCCTGCATAGCCTTTGCATGTTCGAGCTTTTCGTCAAGAGTTTCCGGCTGCTGATAGTTCTCCCCTGGATGTGCCTCACGAACATTGAGTATGACGAAAGCTATCTTGTCGCCGAATTTAGAGTAAAGTCGCTTCAACGGCGCAAAAGCGCTTACAGTCATCGGACAGGTCACCGACCCGAATATCAGC contains these protein-coding regions:
- a CDS encoding redoxin domain-containing protein yields the protein MSEKNNIKGSAANASEYRFKRLRTQLLMQDFRFKKRAPGPGDPLPEFDLVTTTGERIKTKDYTDKQPLLLIFGSVTCPMTVSAFAPLKRLYSKFGDKIAFVILNVREAHPGENYQQPETLDEKLEHAKAMQDHYDIPWTVAVDDIDGSLHRALDTKPNAAYLMNTEGKIAFRSLWAGDEQGLEQTLERVSAGKNPVKPQSVAMFGPLARGIGYFHEVLKRAGPQAQRDLLKAAPPMFLVGRIALLFRPLSLNSRGIAALATLGSLIVMTIGVVIWLS